The Lonsdalea populi genome window below encodes:
- the lepA gene encoding translation elongation factor 4 — MSFSSIRNFCIIAHIDHGKSTLADRFIELTSTVAQRDMRELLLDSMDIERERGITIKLQTVRMRYQCDEGRQYQFNLVDTPGHVDFSAEVSRSLAACEGAILLIDATQGVQAQTIAHLNLARRHGLTLLPVLNKIDSPQADIDSVMQQLAGIPDLDISTVLPVSAKTGEGVAAVLAFVARHFPSPRGESHSPLRTLVFDSHYDPYHGAIMHVRIVDGSINVGDALCFMSSGVRFEVTETGAFLPARQPCKKLDTGEVGYIAAGIKDAGAIRVGDTLTLAANPATEAVSRYQEMKPMVFSGLYPDADDDLKGLRNAMDKLSLNDAALHIEPEVSASLGAGFRCGFLGMLHMDIVRERLKREYGISVIATAPSVEYRVWLHNGQCLSVDNPAHFPGEDVLNYVEEPYIVSTIHTPETYVGAMMEFCASRRGEFVDMHYQDGGVVRLTWEIPLNEMVFGFFDTLKSLTRGYATLDYEFSGYRRADLVRCDIYLDNKLVDAFSFIIARQKAWARASEIVKTLKYVIPRKLYPVPVQAKVENRFIAREDIPPLRKSVLAQGFQGSVSQKKRLIREQRENKKHNIGFSKREIPREAFMAILAIDG, encoded by the coding sequence ATGTCATTTTCCTCCATTCGTAATTTTTGCATTATCGCCCATATCGACCACGGCAAATCCACGCTTGCCGATCGTTTTATTGAGTTAACCTCTACCGTGGCCCAGCGGGATATGCGGGAACTGCTGCTCGACTCAATGGATATTGAGCGTGAGCGCGGTATCACCATCAAACTGCAAACGGTGCGTATGCGCTATCAGTGCGATGAGGGTCGCCAGTATCAGTTCAATCTGGTGGATACGCCGGGACACGTTGATTTTTCAGCGGAAGTTTCACGCAGTCTGGCCGCCTGTGAAGGCGCAATACTGCTGATTGATGCCACGCAAGGCGTTCAGGCTCAGACCATCGCCCATCTCAATCTGGCGCGACGCCACGGGCTGACCCTACTGCCGGTCCTGAATAAAATCGACAGTCCGCAGGCCGACATTGATAGCGTTATGCAGCAACTGGCCGGCATTCCCGATCTGGATATCAGCACCGTGCTGCCGGTATCGGCAAAAACTGGAGAAGGCGTCGCCGCCGTGCTTGCATTCGTCGCCCGGCATTTCCCTTCTCCGCGCGGCGAATCGCACTCCCCGCTCCGGACGTTGGTGTTTGACTCTCATTACGATCCCTATCACGGCGCCATCATGCATGTGCGTATCGTGGACGGCAGCATCAACGTTGGCGATGCCCTCTGTTTCATGTCATCCGGCGTTCGTTTCGAGGTTACGGAAACCGGAGCTTTCTTGCCTGCGCGCCAGCCATGCAAAAAACTGGATACGGGAGAAGTGGGGTATATCGCCGCCGGAATTAAAGATGCAGGCGCGATCCGGGTTGGCGATACCCTGACGCTGGCGGCAAATCCCGCAACCGAAGCGGTTTCCCGCTATCAGGAGATGAAACCGATGGTGTTTTCCGGCCTTTATCCCGATGCCGATGACGATCTGAAAGGACTGCGCAACGCCATGGATAAGTTGTCTCTCAATGATGCGGCGCTGCACATTGAGCCGGAAGTCTCCGCATCATTGGGCGCGGGTTTCCGCTGTGGCTTTCTGGGGATGCTGCACATGGATATCGTCCGTGAGCGCCTGAAGCGGGAATACGGCATCTCTGTTATTGCCACGGCACCAAGCGTTGAATACCGCGTCTGGTTACATAACGGCCAATGCCTAAGCGTCGATAACCCGGCTCATTTTCCAGGTGAAGACGTGCTGAATTACGTCGAAGAACCTTATATCGTCAGCACCATTCATACGCCGGAGACTTATGTGGGCGCCATGATGGAATTTTGCGCCTCCCGGCGCGGCGAATTTGTAGATATGCACTACCAGGACGGCGGCGTCGTGCGTCTGACGTGGGAGATCCCGCTTAATGAGATGGTATTCGGCTTTTTTGATACATTGAAATCCCTCACCCGGGGCTACGCCACGCTGGATTACGAATTCTCAGGCTATCGCCGCGCCGACCTGGTGCGCTGCGATATTTATCTCGATAACAAACTGGTGGATGCCTTTTCTTTTATCATTGCCCGACAAAAAGCCTGGGCGCGAGCATCCGAAATCGTTAAAACACTTAAATACGTCATCCCGCGCAAGCTGTATCCGGTGCCGGTACAGGCAAAAGTGGAAAACCGCTTTATCGCGCGGGAAGATATCCCGCCCTTGCGCAAAAGCGTTCTGGCGCAAGGATTTCAGGGCAGCGTATCGCAGAAAAAACGGCTTATTCGTGAGCAACGCGAAAATAAGAAGCACAACATCGGTTTTTCAAAACGTGAAATCCCACGTGAGGCATTTATGGCGATTTTGGCGATTGACGGCTGA
- a CDS encoding alpha/beta fold hydrolase has protein sequence MRYFIKIVSVMLLMASACSAQAADAVTVLGRDFSFPNKIDGLPQKLSDFKGLQVNSFTTSDGVKLSYWEAGSGEPLIFIPGWSGNGAEYVNIMSLLSKQYHVYVLDPRNQGLSQHVEYGNRLSRYSADLKEFIDHIGAKSVNLCGWSMGASVIWSYIDLFGTKNINKLVFIDEPVSIYTHSDWSEKERLEAGGMTTSPERMIAAFTQGAATNNQIVDMAAMERHAAMDSKYFQNSEALAREFIKNDPKFLSLVLFDHATNDWRDVIRHKINVPTAIFTGDYSHNVPSQQWMHSVIPGSELFVYAKEQQGDHFLAFKNPLRFTQDVVTFLKKAK, from the coding sequence ATGCGTTATTTCATCAAAATAGTCAGCGTTATGTTATTAATGGCTTCCGCCTGTTCTGCCCAAGCCGCCGATGCGGTAACGGTGCTTGGCCGGGATTTTTCTTTTCCGAATAAGATTGATGGATTGCCGCAAAAACTGTCGGACTTCAAGGGATTACAGGTAAACTCATTTACCACCAGTGACGGCGTCAAGCTGAGCTACTGGGAAGCGGGATCGGGCGAGCCCCTGATCTTTATTCCCGGGTGGTCGGGGAACGGGGCGGAGTATGTCAATATTATGTCTCTGCTCAGTAAGCAATATCACGTCTATGTGCTTGACCCGCGGAATCAGGGGTTGTCGCAACATGTGGAGTATGGTAACCGATTGTCGCGTTATAGCGCTGACCTTAAAGAGTTCATCGACCATATTGGCGCAAAATCCGTAAACCTTTGCGGCTGGTCGATGGGGGCATCGGTCATTTGGTCGTATATCGATCTTTTCGGGACAAAAAATATCAACAAGCTGGTTTTTATAGACGAACCGGTTTCTATCTACACCCATTCGGACTGGTCGGAAAAAGAGCGTCTGGAAGCTGGGGGTATGACGACCTCGCCGGAACGCATGATTGCGGCGTTTACCCAGGGCGCGGCAACCAATAACCAGATTGTGGATATGGCTGCAATGGAACGTCACGCGGCGATGGACTCGAAATATTTTCAGAATTCAGAGGCGCTTGCTCGTGAATTCATAAAAAACGATCCCAAATTTCTCTCGCTGGTGCTTTTTGACCATGCAACAAACGACTGGCGTGATGTGATCCGCCATAAAATTAATGTGCCGACCGCTATTTTCACTGGTGATTACAGCCATAACGTTCCCAGTCAGCAATGGATGCATTCCGTTATTCCGGGATCGGAATTGTTTGTCTACGCAAAAGAACAACAAGGGGATCACTTCCTGGCGTTCAAAAATCCGCTGCGTTTTACCCAGGATGTCGTGACTTTCCTTAAGAAAGCGAAGTGA
- a CDS encoding Gfo/Idh/MocA family protein, translated as MKLSIVGTGMIVKELLPVLKEHDLTLEAILATAHSQKNGEALGQTYGIRNVFTDYDLLLESDCDAVYIALPNHLHFSFAQKALEKGKHIIIEKPIVPYITELSSLYQLAKKNNLIILEAMNIHYLPAYAGLKNKIKDIGDIKIVQFNYSQYSSRYDDFKKGIIHPAFDKEKYGGALMDLNIYNIHAIIGLFGSPKTSSYSANIEKGVDTSGILSLDYPDFKVSSIGAKDCKAPIINTIQGTKGNIVIETPINSMTKFTINLNDGASEELDFNQGKHRLFYEFKKFNEIIDNNDTAAANNMLDISIQALRILESSRITQ; from the coding sequence ATGAAATTGTCAATTGTCGGTACTGGTATGATAGTCAAGGAACTTTTACCCGTACTCAAAGAGCACGACCTGACTTTGGAAGCCATTCTTGCAACCGCACACTCCCAGAAAAATGGCGAAGCATTGGGCCAAACATACGGCATTCGCAACGTTTTTACAGATTATGATTTATTATTGGAAAGCGACTGCGATGCCGTGTATATAGCACTGCCGAATCATTTACATTTTTCATTTGCCCAAAAAGCCCTCGAGAAAGGTAAGCATATTATTATTGAAAAACCCATTGTTCCGTACATCACCGAGTTGTCTTCCTTGTATCAACTGGCAAAGAAAAATAATCTAATCATTCTTGAAGCCATGAATATTCACTATCTTCCCGCCTATGCTGGCCTTAAAAATAAAATCAAAGACATTGGCGATATAAAAATTGTTCAGTTTAATTATAGCCAGTATTCGTCTCGTTATGACGACTTCAAAAAAGGAATTATCCACCCTGCATTCGACAAAGAGAAATATGGCGGTGCCTTGATGGATCTCAATATCTATAATATCCACGCCATCATCGGACTTTTCGGTTCACCGAAGACATCTAGCTACTCGGCAAATATTGAGAAGGGTGTGGATACCAGCGGGATACTTTCTCTTGATTATCCGGATTTTAAAGTATCTAGCATTGGTGCAAAAGATTGCAAAGCTCCGATAATCAATACTATTCAGGGTACAAAAGGAAATATCGTTATTGAAACGCCGATCAATAGCATGACGAAATTCACAATAAACCTGAATGATGGCGCATCAGAAGAGCTGGACTTTAATCAGGGGAAACACCGTCTCTTTTACGAATTTAAAAAATTTAATGAAATTATCGACAACAACGACACTGCGGCGGCAAACAATATGCTTGATATCAGCATCCAGGCTCTGCGTATCCTTGAGTCATCCAGAATCACACAATAA
- a CDS encoding sugar phosphate isomerase/epimerase family protein, with protein sequence MKTIKGPGIFLAQFIGEQSPFNTLEGLAAWAASLGYKAIQIPCNHKTIFDLELAAASQAYCDEVNGKLAQYGLVISELSTHLEGQLMAVHPAYNDAFDGFAPDAVRGDSTARQTWAAGMLKRAAQASEHLGLRTHATFSGSLAWPYLYPWPPHNQMLLSEAFHELARRWRPVLDCFDEHGVDVCYEIHPCEDLHDGATFERFLALVNNHPRCNILFDPSHLYLQHMDYLAFIELYHSRIKAFHVKDAEFSVNGRSGAYGGYQCWSDRAGRFRSPGDGCIDFKGIFSRLTQHDYDGWAVLEWECCLKDSETGAREGSEFIRRHIIPVSDHAFDEFAATGGNCADVHRILGIKRGETNYD encoded by the coding sequence ATGAAAACCATTAAAGGGCCGGGGATATTCCTGGCGCAGTTCATCGGGGAGCAATCCCCGTTTAATACTCTTGAGGGGCTGGCGGCATGGGCCGCTTCTCTGGGGTATAAGGCGATCCAGATCCCCTGTAATCATAAAACGATTTTCGATCTGGAACTGGCCGCCGCCAGTCAGGCCTATTGTGATGAAGTTAACGGCAAACTTGCGCAGTATGGCCTGGTCATTAGCGAACTGTCCACTCACCTGGAAGGGCAACTGATGGCGGTGCATCCGGCCTATAACGATGCGTTTGACGGCTTCGCGCCCGACGCGGTGCGGGGGGATAGCACCGCCCGCCAGACCTGGGCGGCCGGCATGCTGAAACGGGCGGCACAGGCCTCGGAACATTTGGGGTTACGGACGCACGCCACTTTTTCCGGCTCCCTGGCCTGGCCATATCTCTATCCCTGGCCGCCGCATAATCAGATGTTGCTCAGCGAAGCGTTCCATGAACTGGCGCGCCGCTGGCGGCCGGTGCTGGATTGCTTTGACGAACATGGGGTCGACGTTTGTTATGAAATTCATCCGTGTGAAGATTTGCATGATGGCGCGACCTTCGAGCGTTTCCTGGCGCTGGTGAATAATCACCCGCGCTGTAACATTCTGTTCGATCCCAGCCATCTCTACCTACAACACATGGATTATCTGGCGTTTATCGAACTTTATCACTCGCGCATCAAAGCATTTCACGTGAAAGATGCCGAATTCAGCGTCAACGGGCGTAGTGGTGCTTATGGCGGTTATCAATGCTGGTCAGACAGAGCCGGACGCTTTCGCTCGCCAGGCGATGGATGTATCGACTTTAAAGGCATTTTCAGCAGGCTGACGCAGCATGACTATGACGGTTGGGCGGTGCTGGAATGGGAGTGCTGCCTGAAAGACAGCGAAACCGGCGCGCGTGAAGGCAGTGAGTTTATTCGCAGACACATTATTCCTGTCTCCGATCATGCGTTCGATGAGTTCGCCGCGACAGGAGGAAATTGCGCCGACGTACATAGAATATTGGGTATTAAGCGGGGAGAAACGAATTATGATTAA
- a CDS encoding MipA/OmpV family protein — translation MKHPTHSFLLTNCSVSAALAIFAVSLSWVPMAAAQTHEPDGDGSSTWALGAGVAVIQKPYRDIDTDVLPLPLFTYENRWISASVPKLDLKLLSNESVTLSLRARYAGDGYDADDSPFLDGMDDRKGSIWAGGAMMWKTGIVDLSAEVLGDVSGDSKGSRAKLQAERRFSYGAFGITPKLAVAWVDSKFVDYYYGVKTSEARPNRSFYEGESATNVEVGVRMDYTLARRHTVFLDASATRFGSAIKDSPLVDSSSQTMVSVGYLYRF, via the coding sequence ATGAAGCACCCCACCCATTCTTTCCTATTGACCAATTGTTCCGTATCTGCTGCATTGGCGATATTTGCAGTTTCGCTCTCCTGGGTGCCGATGGCAGCGGCACAAACTCATGAGCCCGACGGGGATGGATCTTCAACATGGGCATTAGGCGCGGGCGTCGCCGTTATTCAGAAGCCTTATCGTGATATTGATACTGATGTTCTTCCCTTGCCGCTATTTACTTACGAAAACAGATGGATCAGCGCTTCAGTTCCAAAGCTGGATTTAAAACTCCTTTCCAACGAATCCGTTACCCTGAGTCTGAGGGCCAGATACGCAGGCGATGGTTATGACGCGGATGACTCACCGTTCCTTGACGGCATGGATGATCGTAAGGGCAGTATATGGGCGGGGGGAGCAATGATGTGGAAGACGGGGATCGTCGATCTTTCTGCGGAAGTTCTCGGCGACGTTTCCGGTGATAGCAAGGGCTCTCGTGCAAAATTGCAGGCGGAGCGGCGCTTTTCCTACGGCGCTTTTGGCATAACGCCAAAGTTAGCCGTTGCTTGGGTGGATAGCAAATTCGTTGATTACTATTATGGCGTGAAGACATCAGAAGCGCGTCCAAACCGCAGTTTTTATGAGGGAGAATCCGCCACCAATGTCGAGGTGGGGGTGCGAATGGATTACACCCTGGCGCGTCGTCATACCGTGTTTCTTGATGCGAGTGCTACCCGGTTCGGCAGCGCCATCAAAGATAGCCCGTTAGTCGACAGTTCAAGCCAAACGATGGTCAGCGTCGGTTACCTTTATCGTTTCTAA
- a CDS encoding NADH:flavin oxidoreductase — protein MTSSKTDVLFQPFHLNNLVLKNRIVMAPMTRSFAADGVPDETIAAYYQRRAEGDVGLILSEGTVINRPASRNDPKIPFFYGEKALAGWKRVIDHVHAAGGKMGPQLWHTGSVASFLTDWVPDAEVESPSGLIAPGQPRGVAMSDEAIADTIAAFGQAAAEAKRLGFDVAEIHGAHGYLIDQFFWAETNRRTDGYGGATLKQRSRFAAEVIKAMRNAVGPDFPLILRVSQWKQQDYTARLASTPDAMADWLVPLVDAGVDMLHCSQRRFWEPEFPDIDGEGGLNFAGWAKKLTGAATISVGSVGLSSDFMGAFAGEGAKSASLDNLIERLERNEFDLIAVGRALLSDPSWAIKIRKGNHAALQDFTADALNTLV, from the coding sequence ATGACCTCATCCAAAACCGACGTCCTGTTCCAGCCTTTCCATTTAAATAATCTGGTGCTGAAGAACCGCATCGTGATGGCGCCCATGACTCGTTCATTTGCAGCTGACGGCGTGCCTGATGAAACAATTGCCGCCTACTACCAGCGTCGCGCCGAAGGTGATGTGGGCCTGATTCTCTCTGAAGGTACGGTGATAAACCGGCCTGCTTCACGTAATGACCCCAAAATCCCCTTCTTTTACGGTGAAAAAGCGCTGGCTGGCTGGAAACGCGTGATCGACCATGTTCACGCCGCCGGCGGCAAGATGGGGCCGCAGCTGTGGCACACGGGGTCAGTCGCCAGTTTTCTGACTGACTGGGTACCGGATGCCGAGGTGGAAAGCCCATCAGGGCTGATTGCTCCCGGCCAACCACGCGGTGTGGCAATGAGCGATGAAGCTATCGCCGACACTATCGCCGCCTTTGGTCAGGCGGCGGCCGAGGCCAAACGGCTGGGCTTTGACGTAGCGGAAATTCACGGTGCACACGGCTATCTGATCGATCAGTTTTTCTGGGCAGAAACCAACCGGCGCACCGACGGCTACGGCGGCGCAACGCTGAAACAGCGTTCTCGTTTTGCCGCCGAGGTAATCAAGGCCATGCGCAACGCGGTTGGCCCCGATTTTCCGCTTATTTTACGCGTCAGCCAGTGGAAGCAACAGGACTATACGGCGCGTCTCGCATCAACGCCTGATGCGATGGCAGACTGGCTGGTTCCGTTAGTTGACGCGGGTGTGGATATGCTTCACTGCTCACAGCGCCGTTTCTGGGAACCGGAGTTTCCAGATATCGACGGTGAAGGCGGGTTAAACTTTGCCGGTTGGGCGAAGAAACTGACCGGTGCCGCGACCATCAGCGTAGGATCCGTTGGCCTTTCCAGCGACTTCATGGGCGCCTTTGCCGGTGAGGGGGCCAAATCCGCCAGCCTCGACAATCTTATCGAGCGGCTGGAACGCAACGAGTTTGATCTGATCGCTGTCGGTCGCGCATTGCTGAGCGATCCAAGCTGGGCAATCAAAATCCGTAAGGGTAATCACGCAGCGCTGCAGGATTTTACCGCCGACGCGTTAAATACGCTGGTCTAG
- a CDS encoding LacI family DNA-binding transcriptional regulator, whose product MSIQKIARLAGVSVATVSRVLNDIDTVKPKNRERVLQVISESNYQPNLLARQLRTAKSSMILVMVSNISNPFCADVVKGIEEEAEKNGYRILLCNSGTDIQRSISSLKLLSGKIVDGIITMDALSKLPELTTMIDRMPWVQCAEYAEDGDVSCVGIDDIDAAGFVIQHLITRGRGRIAFINHDLSYKYARLREQGYKTVLEQQGLTYRAVEYASDLTFYAGKRAMENLLRAEIRPDAVFTVSDTLAAGAMRAIEEAGLSIPDDVAIVGFDGTELSEMVSPQLSTVAQPSADIGRKAVGLLLNKINNPGSPAERVVLDWRFISRASV is encoded by the coding sequence ATGTCAATTCAGAAAATCGCCAGGCTTGCCGGGGTTTCAGTGGCGACGGTTTCCCGTGTGCTGAACGATATCGATACGGTAAAACCGAAAAACCGCGAACGCGTACTTCAGGTTATCAGCGAGAGTAATTATCAACCCAACTTACTGGCGCGCCAGCTCAGAACCGCCAAGAGTTCCATGATTTTGGTGATGGTGTCGAATATCTCCAATCCTTTCTGCGCCGACGTGGTGAAAGGCATTGAAGAAGAAGCGGAAAAAAACGGCTATCGCATTTTATTGTGTAATTCCGGCACGGATATCCAACGTTCCATATCTAGCCTGAAGCTACTCTCCGGCAAGATTGTCGATGGGATTATCACCATGGATGCGCTCTCGAAATTACCGGAATTAACCACCATGATCGATCGCATGCCCTGGGTTCAGTGCGCCGAATATGCCGAAGACGGCGACGTCTCCTGTGTCGGGATCGATGATATCGACGCTGCCGGATTCGTCATCCAACATCTGATCACGCGTGGACGCGGCCGTATCGCATTCATTAACCACGATCTGAGTTATAAATATGCACGATTGAGAGAGCAGGGTTATAAAACGGTGCTGGAACAACAAGGGCTAACCTACCGCGCCGTTGAGTACGCCAGCGATCTCACCTTCTACGCCGGCAAAAGGGCGATGGAGAATCTATTAAGGGCTGAAATACGTCCGGACGCCGTATTTACGGTTTCGGACACGTTGGCGGCGGGCGCGATGCGCGCGATTGAAGAGGCGGGATTATCCATCCCTGATGATGTGGCGATAGTGGGGTTTGACGGCACCGAACTCTCGGAGATGGTATCGCCGCAGCTAAGCACCGTTGCCCAGCCATCCGCCGACATCGGCCGCAAAGCCGTGGGGCTGCTGCTGAATAAAATCAATAATCCCGGTTCGCCGGCGGAACGGGTCGTTTTGGACTGGCGCTTTATTTCCCGGGCTAGCGTTTGA
- a CDS encoding MFS transporter, protein MMSTTGSRERLGVAHRFIVPRLSLMMFLQFFIWGSWSVTLGLVMTQHNMSLLIGDAFSAGPIASILSPFVLGMLVDRFFPSQKVMAVMHVAGAAILWFVPQALVSENGTLLIALLFGYTLCYMPTLALTNNIAFHSLKDIDKTFPVVRVFGTIGWIVAGVFIGVTGISSTAHIFSLAAICSMVLAVYSLTLPHTPAPAKGLPVALRDLFCADAFALLKTRHFFIFSLCATLISIPLGTYYAYTASYLADVGVQDVSTAMSFGQMSEIFFMLVIPFLFRRLGVKYMLLIGMFAWFVRYAFFALGGSEEGRWLLYLGILLHGVCYDFFFVVGFIYTDRVAGEKVKGQAQSMIVMFTYGIGMLLGSQISGALYNALVAGQTVPQAWVTFWWIPAVAAAVIAFIFLFWFKYDEKEGL, encoded by the coding sequence ATGATGTCAACAACGGGAAGTCGTGAAAGGCTGGGCGTAGCGCATCGGTTCATTGTGCCGCGGTTATCGCTGATGATGTTTCTGCAATTTTTTATTTGGGGAAGCTGGTCGGTAACGTTGGGGCTGGTGATGACGCAGCACAATATGTCGTTGCTGATTGGCGACGCGTTTTCCGCCGGACCGATAGCCTCTATCCTGTCGCCGTTTGTGCTGGGAATGCTGGTAGACCGCTTCTTCCCGTCGCAAAAAGTGATGGCGGTCATGCATGTGGCCGGGGCGGCCATTCTGTGGTTCGTGCCGCAGGCGCTCGTGAGCGAAAACGGTACGCTGCTGATCGCGCTGTTGTTCGGTTATACGCTTTGTTATATGCCGACGTTGGCATTAACCAACAATATCGCCTTCCACAGCCTGAAGGATATTGATAAAACCTTTCCGGTGGTACGAGTGTTCGGCACTATCGGCTGGATTGTCGCCGGGGTCTTTATCGGTGTGACCGGTATTTCCTCAACGGCGCATATTTTCTCATTGGCGGCGATATGTTCTATGGTGCTGGCGGTTTACAGCCTGACGCTACCGCATACGCCGGCACCGGCAAAAGGCTTGCCCGTGGCGCTGCGCGATCTGTTCTGTGCCGATGCGTTTGCGTTATTGAAAACCCGGCATTTCTTTATCTTCTCGCTATGCGCCACCCTGATTTCTATTCCTCTCGGTACCTACTATGCCTATACCGCCTCTTACCTTGCCGATGTAGGAGTACAAGACGTCAGTACCGCCATGTCTTTCGGCCAGATGTCTGAAATTTTCTTCATGCTGGTGATCCCGTTCTTGTTCAGACGGCTGGGTGTGAAATACATGCTGCTTATCGGGATGTTCGCCTGGTTTGTACGCTATGCGTTCTTTGCGTTGGGGGGGAGTGAAGAAGGTCGATGGCTGTTGTATCTCGGTATTCTGTTACATGGCGTCTGCTATGACTTCTTTTTCGTCGTCGGTTTTATCTACACCGATCGTGTGGCCGGGGAAAAAGTTAAGGGGCAGGCGCAGAGCATGATTGTCATGTTTACCTACGGGATAGGGATGTTGCTCGGTTCTCAGATTTCCGGCGCGCTGTACAACGCGTTAGTGGCCGGTCAGACGGTGCCGCAAGCGTGGGTGACGTTCTGGTGGATCCCGGCGGTTGCCGCAGCGGTTATCGCGTTTATTTTCCTCTTCTGGTTCAAATATGACGAGAAAGAGGGGCTTTGA
- a CDS encoding Gfo/Idh/MocA family protein, whose protein sequence is MINVGIIGTGFIGPAHIEAIRRLGFVKVVALCDTPLEAARAKAAQLEVPHAYGDVDALLAHPGLDAVHNCTPNHLHADINRKILRAGKHVFSEKPLCMTADEARELVQMAEDAGVVHGVSFVYRQFAMVRQAASMLRHGQAGRVFSAHGSYLQDWMMLESDYNWRVEANIGGASRAVADIGSHWCDTVQFVTGRRITEVMADLSIVWPTRKASVQGGSTFTARQETAVYEDRPVTTEDMGFVLFRFDDGSKGCFHVSQVSAGRKNSLSFEVNGSKASVAWDQETPQKLWVGHRSQPNQWLSDDPNLMNPDAAQWAHFPGGHVEGWPDAFKNMMSQYYSAIRNGEKPSPDSRGFATFHDGANVMFIIDAIVKSYRQQRWVSVES, encoded by the coding sequence ATGATTAATGTCGGTATTATCGGCACCGGCTTTATTGGACCGGCGCATATTGAAGCTATTCGCCGTCTGGGATTCGTCAAGGTGGTTGCGCTCTGCGACACGCCGTTAGAGGCGGCGCGCGCAAAAGCGGCGCAGCTTGAGGTACCGCATGCGTATGGTGATGTGGACGCGTTGCTGGCGCATCCCGGCCTGGATGCAGTGCACAACTGTACGCCGAACCATCTGCATGCGGACATTAACCGTAAGATCCTCCGGGCCGGCAAGCATGTCTTTTCCGAGAAACCGCTTTGCATGACCGCGGATGAAGCAAGGGAATTGGTTCAAATGGCGGAGGACGCCGGCGTGGTGCATGGCGTCAGTTTCGTTTATCGCCAGTTCGCCATGGTCCGTCAGGCGGCCAGTATGTTGCGTCATGGGCAGGCTGGGCGTGTTTTCTCGGCACACGGCAGCTATTTGCAGGACTGGATGATGCTGGAGAGCGATTACAACTGGCGCGTCGAGGCGAATATCGGCGGCGCTTCGCGCGCGGTGGCGGATATCGGCTCTCACTGGTGCGATACGGTACAGTTTGTCACCGGGCGACGCATTACTGAAGTTATGGCGGATCTGTCCATCGTCTGGCCGACCCGGAAAGCCAGCGTTCAGGGCGGTTCGACTTTTACCGCACGTCAGGAAACCGCAGTCTATGAAGACCGGCCGGTTACCACGGAAGATATGGGGTTCGTGCTGTTTCGTTTTGATGATGGAAGTAAAGGATGTTTTCATGTTTCGCAGGTCAGCGCGGGCAGAAAAAATAGCCTGAGTTTTGAGGTGAATGGCAGCAAGGCGTCGGTGGCCTGGGATCAGGAAACGCCGCAGAAGCTCTGGGTGGGGCATCGCAGCCAGCCTAATCAATGGCTTTCTGACGATCCTAATCTGATGAATCCTGATGCGGCGCAGTGGGCGCACTTTCCTGGCGGCCATGTCGAAGGATGGCCTGATGCGTTTAAAAACATGATGTCGCAGTATTATTCCGCTATTCGCAACGGTGAAAAGCCGTCGCCGGATAGCCGTGGATTCGCCACTTTCCATGATGGTGCCAACGTGATGTTTATCATTGATGCGATCGTTAAAAGCTATCGGCAGCAGCGCTGGGTCAGCGTCGAGTCATGA
- a CDS encoding winged helix-turn-helix transcriptional regulator: MLKKREDCSATQCLHRLLLEQIADKWSVLILASLCEKPLRFNELKRELKGITQKSLAQSLRRLQRNGIVVRRVIAASPIAVEYEITPLGRTLKDPIEALCAWTRSYLPEVEAARQAFDSGEVTSNLMTKI; the protein is encoded by the coding sequence ATGCTGAAAAAACGGGAAGACTGTTCCGCCACTCAATGCCTTCATCGTCTGCTGCTCGAGCAAATTGCGGACAAATGGTCCGTTCTGATACTCGCGTCCCTGTGCGAAAAACCGTTGCGCTTTAACGAGCTCAAACGCGAGCTGAAAGGCATTACCCAAAAGTCATTGGCGCAGAGCCTCAGGCGGCTGCAACGCAATGGTATTGTTGTTCGCCGGGTGATCGCCGCTTCACCCATTGCCGTTGAATACGAAATCACGCCGCTGGGCCGAACGCTTAAAGACCCCATCGAGGCACTGTGCGCATGGACCCGAAGCTATCTGCCCGAGGTCGAAGCCGCGCGGCAGGCATTCGATAGCGGGGAAGTAACGTCGAATCTGATGACGAAGATTTAG